In a genomic window of Oncorhynchus keta strain PuntledgeMale-10-30-2019 chromosome 26, Oket_V2, whole genome shotgun sequence:
- the LOC118359365 gene encoding SIN3-HDAC complex-associated factor-like, protein MFGFHKPKMYRSLDGCCICRAKSSSSRFTDSKRYEKDFTSCFGLCETRSGEICNACVLLVKRWKKLPVGSKKSWNHVVDARGGPSLKMSSRPKKLKSLSKRARPREISRLQKELKRNNSDAHSTTSSASPAQSPSYSNPSDEGTDTELSPGSSRSPVFSFLDLTYWKRQRVCCGIIYKGRFGEVLIDPHLFKPCCRKKQQRQELEEEEEEEGYEEEEVEVVEVTEEEEEVKRSNSQKSLETPQLKVTMTTPQTVEEGDW, encoded by the exons ATGTTTGGCTTTCACAAGCCGAAGATGTACCGGAGTTTAGACGGCTGTTGCATCTGCCGCGCCAAGTCCTCCAGCTCGCGCTTCACGGATAGCAAGCGGTACGAGAAGGACTTCACGAGCTGTTTCGG ATTGTGTGAAACTCGGTCTGGTGAAATCTGCAATGCCTGTGTACTCCTTGTGAAACGATGGAAGAAACTCCCAGTGGGGTCTAAGAAAAGCTGGAATCAT GTGGTTGATGCCCGAGGAGGCCCCAGCCTGAAGATGTCTTCCAGGCCAAAGAAGCTGAAGTCCCTCTCCAAGAGAGCCAGGCCAAGAGAGATCAGCCGACTGCAGAAAGAGCTGAAGAGAAACA ACTCTGATGCCCACAGCACCACGTCCAGTGCCTCGCCGGCCCAGTCTCCCAGCTACAGCAACCCCTCAGACGAGGGCACTGACACAGAACTCTCCCCTGGCTCCAGCCGTTCCCCTGTCTTCTCCTTCCTGGACCTCACTTACTGGAAGAG GCAGAGGGTGTGTTGTGGGATCATCTACAAGGGCCGGTTTGGGGAGGTGCTCATCGACCCCCACCTCTTCAAGCCCTGCTGCCGCAAGAAACAACAGCGGCaggagctggaggaggaggaggaggaggaagggtacgaggaagaagaggtggaggtggtagaagtgacggaggaggaagaggaggtgaagaggtcaAACAGCCAGAAGAGCTTAGAGACTCCTCAGCTAAAGGTCACCATGACAACACCTCAGACCGTTGAGGAGGGAGACTGGTGA